In a single window of the Xylanimonas protaetiae genome:
- a CDS encoding sigma-70 family RNA polymerase sigma factor — translation MTQTLADEDLASTLDAYRSELTGYCYRLLGGASDADDAVQETMLRAWRAYDRFEGRSSLRSWLYRIATNVCFDQLGSAAHRRERPMGLGAAQPPELERFGDVLPEERWVEPVPDDAVLPRSGDPAQMAVGHESIRLAFVAALQHLPPRQRAVLVLREVLRWSAAEVSDLLDMSVAAVNSALQRARATLGEKAPTPETTAPLPGEAWRDALLERYLDAFERYDMDELVKLLREDALLNMPPYSMWVQGRSNVVTWMLGPGAECRGSRCIPVRANGSPAFGQYRPDLAHGGYYAWGLTVLEVDAEGLVRGITAFLDTEAWFPRFGLPLRLDDDAA, via the coding sequence ATGACACAGACGCTCGCGGACGAAGACCTCGCGTCGACGCTCGACGCGTACCGGTCGGAGCTGACCGGGTACTGCTACCGCCTGCTCGGCGGCGCCTCGGACGCCGACGACGCGGTCCAGGAGACGATGCTGCGCGCCTGGCGCGCCTACGACCGGTTCGAGGGGCGCTCGTCGCTGCGCTCCTGGCTGTACCGGATCGCGACCAACGTGTGCTTCGACCAGCTCGGCTCCGCCGCGCACCGGCGCGAGCGGCCCATGGGGCTGGGCGCCGCGCAGCCCCCAGAGCTCGAGCGGTTCGGCGACGTGCTGCCCGAGGAGCGCTGGGTCGAGCCCGTGCCCGACGACGCCGTGCTGCCCCGGTCGGGCGACCCCGCGCAGATGGCCGTCGGCCACGAGTCGATCCGGCTCGCGTTCGTCGCCGCGCTCCAGCACCTGCCCCCGCGCCAGCGGGCGGTGCTCGTGCTGCGCGAGGTGCTGCGCTGGTCGGCCGCGGAGGTCTCGGACCTGCTCGACATGAGCGTGGCGGCCGTGAACTCCGCGCTGCAGCGGGCCCGCGCGACGCTGGGCGAGAAGGCGCCCACGCCCGAGACGACCGCACCCCTGCCGGGCGAGGCGTGGCGCGACGCGCTGCTGGAGCGCTATCTCGACGCGTTCGAGCGCTACGACATGGACGAGCTGGTCAAGCTGCTGCGCGAGGACGCGCTGCTCAACATGCCGCCGTACTCGATGTGGGTCCAGGGCCGCAGCAACGTCGTCACGTGGATGCTCGGCCCGGGCGCGGAGTGCCGCGGCTCGCGGTGCATCCCCGTGCGGGCCAACGGCTCGCCGGCGTTCGGGCAGTACCGCCCGGACCTCGCCCACGGCGGGTACTACGCGTGGGGCCTGACGGTCCTCGAGGTGGACGCCGAGGGCCTGGTCCGCGGCATCACGGCCTTCCTGGACACGGAGGCGTGGTTTCCGCGCTTCGGCCTGCCGCTGCGCCTCGACGACGACGCGGCGTGA
- the crcB gene encoding fluoride efflux transporter CrcB, producing the protein MSAPLAFLVVAVGGGLGAAARFWLADTIRTRRRSVMPRGTIVVNVLGSLLIGVITGLVLTVGAEQFEPWRLFLATGICGGFTTFSTATVESVTLARGGRPWRALLNTLGTLVLTVAAVAAGIGVVLAVAGG; encoded by the coding sequence ATGAGCGCGCCGCTCGCGTTCCTCGTCGTCGCCGTCGGCGGCGGGCTGGGTGCCGCCGCGCGGTTCTGGCTCGCGGACACCATCCGCACCCGGCGCCGTTCCGTCATGCCGCGCGGCACCATCGTCGTCAACGTCCTGGGGTCGCTCCTCATCGGTGTGATCACCGGGCTGGTGCTGACCGTCGGGGCGGAGCAGTTCGAGCCGTGGCGCCTGTTCCTCGCGACCGGCATCTGCGGCGGGTTCACCACGTTCTCCACGGCGACGGTCGAGAGCGTGACGCTCGCCCGCGGCGGTCGTCCGTGGCGGGCGCTGCTCAACACCCTGGGAACGCTGGTGCTCACGGTGGCGGCGGTGGCCGCCGGGATCGGCGTCGTGCTGGCGGTGGCGGGAGGCTAG
- the crcB gene encoding fluoride efflux transporter CrcB, with protein sequence MTSPVPPPPPHRDPRLLGLVALGGAAGSVARYAVALALPPTGSGWPLGTLVVNVVGALLLGFLLEALARRGPESRRLQRLRLTLGTGVLGGFTTWSSFALETERLLHDGAVLVAVGYMAATLVAGTLAAVVGVLLAQRVPPSSTGRLLREAGSPGRDDAAAPGQGDAAASGHDGVTAPRQAGAGA encoded by the coding sequence GTGACCAGCCCCGTCCCGCCCCCGCCACCGCACCGCGACCCGCGGCTCCTCGGGCTCGTGGCGCTCGGCGGGGCCGCCGGGTCGGTGGCCCGGTACGCCGTCGCGCTCGCGCTGCCGCCCACCGGGTCCGGGTGGCCGCTCGGGACGCTCGTCGTCAACGTCGTCGGCGCGCTGCTGCTCGGGTTCCTGCTGGAGGCGCTCGCGCGGCGCGGGCCGGAGTCCCGGCGCCTGCAGCGCCTCCGCCTCACGCTCGGCACGGGCGTGCTGGGCGGGTTCACCACGTGGTCCTCGTTCGCGCTCGAGACCGAGCGCCTGCTGCACGACGGCGCGGTGCTCGTCGCGGTGGGGTACATGGCCGCGACGCTCGTCGCCGGGACGCTGGCCGCCGTCGTCGGCGTGCTGCTGGCGCAGCGCGTCCCGCCGTCGTCGACGGGCCGGCTGCTGCGCGAGGCGGGCTCGCCGGGGCGGGACGACGCTGCCGCGCCGGGGCAGGGCGACGCTGCCGCGTCGGGGCACGACGGCGTCACGGCGCCGCGGCAGGCGGGGGCCGGGGCATGA
- a CDS encoding 5'-3' exonuclease: MSLLLLDTASLYFRAFYGVPDTLRSPRGEPVNAIRGLLDTIAFLVTEHRPDRVVACWDDDWRPAWRVELIPSYKAHRVAVPGAGAGGTDVEEVPDLLSPQVPVIASVLEALGIARVGAPGYEADDVIGTLVAREVAAGRAPTSIMTGDRDLFQLVDDAAGVRVLYPARGVRDPDVVDQARLAEKYGVPSGAAYADLAVLRGDPSDGLPGVVGIGEKTAAGLLARFGTLGGILAARDAGFGLTPAQQRRLTEGAEYLAVAPKVVQVARDAPLPEVDGTLPRAAAFPEALGLLTDRWGLRSSVARVLAALAG; encoded by the coding sequence GTGAGCCTCCTGCTGCTGGACACCGCGTCGCTCTACTTCCGCGCGTTCTACGGCGTGCCCGACACGCTGCGCTCGCCCCGCGGCGAGCCCGTCAACGCGATCCGCGGGCTGCTCGACACCATCGCGTTCCTGGTCACCGAGCACCGTCCGGACCGCGTGGTCGCGTGCTGGGACGACGACTGGCGACCGGCGTGGCGCGTCGAGCTCATCCCGTCGTACAAGGCGCACCGCGTCGCCGTGCCCGGCGCCGGGGCAGGCGGCACCGACGTCGAGGAGGTGCCCGACCTGCTGTCCCCGCAGGTTCCCGTCATCGCGTCGGTGCTCGAGGCCCTCGGCATCGCCCGCGTCGGCGCACCCGGCTACGAGGCTGACGACGTCATCGGCACGCTCGTGGCCCGCGAGGTCGCGGCCGGGCGCGCGCCGACGTCGATCATGACGGGCGATCGCGACCTGTTCCAGCTCGTCGACGACGCCGCCGGCGTGCGCGTCCTGTACCCGGCGCGCGGCGTGCGGGACCCCGACGTCGTCGACCAGGCGCGGCTCGCCGAGAAGTACGGGGTGCCGTCGGGCGCCGCGTACGCCGACCTGGCCGTGCTGCGCGGCGACCCGTCCGACGGGCTGCCCGGCGTCGTCGGGATCGGGGAGAAGACGGCGGCCGGGCTGCTCGCGCGGTTCGGCACGCTCGGCGGGATCCTCGCCGCGCGCGACGCCGGGTTCGGGCTCACCCCCGCCCAGCAGCGGCGGCTGACCGAGGGCGCGGAGTACCTCGCGGTGGCCCCGAAGGTCGTGCAGGTCGCCCGCGACGCCCCGCTCCCCGAGGTCGACGGCACGCTGCCGCGCGCGGCCGCGTTCCCGGAGGCGCTCGGGCTGCTCACCGACCGCTGGGGCCTGCGCTCGAGCGTCGCCCGCGTGCTCGCGGCCCTCGCCGGCTGA
- a CDS encoding VOC family protein, whose amino-acid sequence MPARGPVPDGAPVWFDLATPDLDRSVAFYTALFGWEHTSYGAEFGDYGQLTKDGQVIAGVGPLMYPEQAAVWGVYLRTSDADATAEKVRAAGGQVSFGPEDIPGQGRFLNAVDPAGAEIGFWQPGGQDGFALVGEHGAPAWFETWTNDYDKAVAFYADAAGWPVATLSDTPELRYTTYGEGRDAVAGIYDATAELAANGGSSGWAVYLGADDVDATAARARELGGTAPGEPVDTPYGRRIAVADPHGTWFQLISV is encoded by the coding sequence ATGCCCGCACGCGGTCCGGTGCCCGACGGCGCCCCCGTCTGGTTCGACCTCGCGACGCCGGACCTCGACCGGTCCGTCGCGTTCTACACCGCCCTGTTCGGGTGGGAGCACACGTCCTACGGCGCGGAGTTCGGCGACTACGGCCAGCTCACCAAGGACGGTCAGGTCATCGCGGGCGTCGGGCCGCTCATGTACCCCGAGCAGGCGGCCGTCTGGGGCGTCTACCTGCGCACGTCCGACGCCGACGCGACGGCCGAGAAGGTCCGGGCCGCCGGGGGCCAGGTGTCCTTCGGACCCGAGGACATCCCCGGGCAGGGCCGGTTCCTCAACGCCGTCGACCCGGCCGGCGCCGAGATCGGGTTCTGGCAGCCGGGCGGCCAGGACGGTTTCGCCCTCGTGGGCGAGCACGGCGCCCCGGCCTGGTTCGAGACGTGGACGAACGACTACGACAAGGCCGTCGCGTTCTACGCCGACGCGGCCGGCTGGCCCGTCGCCACCTTGTCCGACACCCCGGAACTCCGCTACACCACGTACGGCGAGGGCCGCGACGCCGTCGCCGGCATCTACGACGCGACGGCCGAGCTCGCCGCCAACGGCGGCTCGTCCGGCTGGGCCGTCTACCTGGGCGCGGACGACGTCGACGCGACCGCGGCGCGGGCGCGCGAGCTCGGCGGGACGGCGCCGGGCGAGCCCGTCGACACCCCGTACGGCCGCCGCATCGCCGTGGCGGACCCGCACGGGACGTGGTTCCAGCTCATCTCGGTGTGA
- a CDS encoding phosphoenolpyruvate carboxylase → MPDPLRDDIRLLGGLLGTILKEAGGQDLLDDVEHLRELTIRAFGDDADALAAAAAHVESLSLDRADHVARAFTCYFHLANLAEEYHRVRVLRARDHELEASVIEETIPRAFNQLASEVGRDEALRRLQELEFRPVLTAHPTEARRRAVSRAIRRIGDLLAERDTLHPAGTALAELDRHLLAEIDVLWRTQPLRPAKPTVIDEVKSAVGVFDQTLFQTFPEVYRRLDDWLLGDEAGRHTPVVRPFVRLGTWIGGDRDGNPNVTSSVTREAAALASDHALAALEGEAFATARKLTVAAGDTPPSDALVGLWNRLRQLSADAAARAQEESPNEPHRAALLVIAERIAATRRRDADLAYATAERLEAELRTVQDSLVAAGAPRLAYGSLQKLIWQVQTFGFHLAELEVRQHSQVHEESLAEIAEKGVNSPDLSDRTREVLDTFRALGYVQNRYGERAARRYIVSFTQAPEHMAAVYQLAELAFPDPDERPVIDAIPLFETFADLEGSVEILEAMLELPQVQERLAANGRKVEVMLGYSDSSKDVGPVAATLALHTAQSRIAEWADRHDIELTLFHGRGGSLGRGGGPANRAVLAQPPHSVAGRFKLTEQGEVILARYGDPAIAMRHIEQVAAATLLASAPSVEKHNAESTARFAELAAALDVASRERFHHLVRSEGFPQWFAQVTPLEEVGMLAIGSRPAKRGLSVNSLDDLRAIPWVFSWSQARINLAGWYGLGTALSSYAASRPDGLEELRAAFREWPLFNTLLDNVEMSIAKTDERIAQMYLRLGDRDDLAQQVLDELRLTREWVLKVTGNHWPLEGRRVLGRAVQLRSPYVDALSLLQVRALRALRTDGASESSQDAAARRERWQHLLLLTVNGVSAGLQNTG, encoded by the coding sequence ATGCCCGACCCGCTGCGGGACGACATCCGCCTGCTGGGCGGCCTGCTCGGCACGATCCTCAAGGAGGCCGGCGGCCAGGACCTGCTCGACGACGTCGAGCACCTGCGCGAGCTGACCATCCGCGCGTTCGGGGACGACGCCGACGCGCTGGCGGCCGCGGCCGCGCACGTCGAGTCCCTCAGCCTGGACCGGGCCGACCACGTCGCCCGCGCGTTCACGTGCTACTTCCACCTGGCGAACCTCGCCGAGGAGTACCACCGCGTCCGCGTGCTGCGTGCCCGCGACCACGAGCTCGAGGCCTCCGTGATCGAGGAGACCATCCCGCGCGCGTTCAACCAGCTCGCGTCCGAGGTGGGCCGGGACGAGGCGCTCCGGCGGCTCCAGGAGCTCGAGTTCCGCCCGGTCCTGACGGCGCACCCGACGGAGGCCCGCCGTCGTGCGGTGTCCCGCGCGATCCGCCGCATCGGCGACCTGCTCGCCGAGCGCGACACGCTGCACCCCGCCGGCACCGCCCTGGCCGAGCTCGACCGCCACCTCCTCGCGGAGATCGACGTCCTGTGGCGCACCCAGCCGCTGCGCCCGGCCAAGCCGACCGTCATCGACGAGGTCAAGTCGGCCGTCGGCGTGTTCGACCAGACGCTCTTCCAGACGTTCCCCGAGGTGTACCGCCGCCTGGACGACTGGCTGCTGGGCGACGAGGCGGGCCGCCACACGCCCGTGGTGCGCCCGTTCGTACGCCTCGGCACGTGGATCGGCGGCGACCGCGACGGCAACCCGAACGTCACGTCGTCCGTCACCCGGGAGGCGGCCGCGCTGGCGTCCGACCACGCCCTCGCGGCGCTCGAGGGCGAGGCGTTCGCCACCGCCCGCAAGCTCACGGTGGCCGCCGGCGACACCCCGCCGTCGGACGCCCTCGTGGGGCTCTGGAACCGGCTGCGCCAGCTCTCCGCCGACGCCGCCGCGCGTGCGCAGGAGGAGTCGCCGAACGAGCCGCACCGCGCCGCGCTGCTCGTCATCGCCGAGCGCATCGCCGCCACGCGGCGTCGCGACGCCGACCTCGCCTACGCGACGGCCGAGAGGCTCGAGGCGGAGCTGCGCACCGTGCAGGACTCGCTCGTGGCCGCGGGCGCCCCGCGCCTGGCCTACGGCAGCCTGCAGAAGCTCATCTGGCAGGTGCAGACCTTCGGGTTCCACCTGGCCGAGCTCGAGGTGCGCCAGCACTCGCAGGTGCACGAGGAGTCGCTCGCCGAGATCGCCGAGAAGGGCGTCAACAGCCCTGACCTGAGCGACCGCACGCGCGAGGTGCTCGACACGTTCCGCGCCCTCGGCTACGTGCAGAACCGGTACGGCGAGCGCGCCGCCCGCCGCTACATCGTGTCGTTCACGCAGGCGCCCGAGCACATGGCCGCCGTCTACCAGCTCGCCGAGCTCGCGTTCCCGGACCCGGACGAGCGCCCCGTCATCGACGCGATCCCGCTCTTCGAGACCTTCGCCGACCTCGAGGGGTCCGTCGAGATCCTCGAGGCGATGCTCGAGCTGCCGCAGGTGCAGGAGCGCCTCGCCGCCAACGGCCGCAAGGTCGAGGTCATGCTCGGCTACTCCGACTCCTCGAAGGACGTCGGCCCCGTGGCCGCGACGCTCGCGCTGCACACCGCGCAGTCGCGCATCGCGGAGTGGGCAGACCGGCACGACATCGAGCTGACCCTGTTCCACGGCCGCGGCGGCTCGCTCGGCCGCGGCGGCGGCCCCGCCAACCGCGCGGTGCTGGCCCAGCCGCCGCACTCGGTGGCCGGACGCTTCAAGCTCACCGAGCAGGGCGAGGTCATCCTGGCCCGCTACGGCGACCCGGCCATCGCGATGCGCCACATCGAGCAGGTCGCCGCGGCGACCCTCCTCGCGTCCGCGCCGTCGGTCGAGAAGCACAACGCCGAGTCGACCGCCCGGTTCGCCGAGCTGGCCGCCGCGCTCGACGTCGCCTCGCGCGAGCGGTTCCACCACCTGGTGCGCTCCGAGGGCTTCCCGCAGTGGTTCGCCCAGGTGACCCCGCTCGAGGAGGTCGGCATGCTGGCGATCGGCTCGCGCCCCGCCAAGCGCGGCCTGTCCGTCAACTCGCTCGACGACCTGCGCGCGATCCCGTGGGTGTTCTCGTGGTCGCAGGCGCGCATCAACCTGGCCGGCTGGTACGGCCTGGGCACCGCGCTGAGCTCGTACGCCGCGTCGCGTCCCGACGGGCTCGAGGAGCTCCGGGCGGCGTTCCGCGAGTGGCCGCTGTTCAACACGCTGCTCGACAACGTCGAGATGTCGATCGCGAAGACGGACGAGCGCATCGCCCAGATGTACCTGCGGCTCGGCGACCGCGACGACCTCGCCCAGCAGGTGCTCGACGAGCTGCGCCTGACGCGCGAGTGGGTGCTCAAGGTGACGGGCAACCACTGGCCGCTCGAGGGGCGCCGCGTGCTCGGCCGCGCCGTGCAGCTGCGCTCGCCCTACGTCGACGCGCTCTCGCTGCTCCAGGTGCGCGCCCTGCGCGCGCTGCGCACCGACGGCGCCTCGGAGTCGTCGCAGGACGCCGCCGCGCGCCGCGAGCGCTGGCAGCACCTGCTGCTGCTGACCGTCAACGGCGTCTCCGCGGGCCTGCAGAACACGGGCTGA
- a CDS encoding NAD-dependent epimerase/dehydratase family protein, translating into MTHPHHATSGRVVVTGSSGRLGPAVVRHLAEHGWDVVAVDVAPPREPQPAKFVRADLTDLGQVVEILTGFDESAPVTAVVHLAAIPAPGLAPDAATFANNVPATYNVFRAARVAGVKNVVWASSETVLGLPFDVPPPYVPVDEEYTVRPETTYSLGKAVEEEMARHLTRWDPALKLVGLRFSNVMLPEDYDRFPGWQDDPRKRAWNLWGYIDARDGAQAVRLALEADLTGWEAFIVANADTVMERDSADLLAEHFPDVPLKRPVEGRETLLSIDKARRVLGYEPRFAWQDQVDVLED; encoded by the coding sequence ATGACTCACCCCCATCACGCCACGTCGGGCCGCGTCGTCGTCACCGGGTCGAGCGGGCGCCTCGGGCCCGCCGTCGTCCGGCATCTCGCGGAGCACGGCTGGGACGTCGTCGCCGTCGACGTCGCACCGCCGCGCGAGCCGCAGCCCGCGAAGTTCGTGCGCGCGGACCTCACCGACCTCGGCCAGGTGGTCGAGATCCTGACCGGGTTCGACGAGTCGGCGCCGGTCACCGCCGTCGTGCACCTGGCCGCGATCCCGGCGCCCGGCCTGGCGCCCGACGCCGCGACGTTCGCCAACAACGTGCCGGCCACCTACAACGTGTTCCGGGCCGCGCGCGTCGCGGGCGTCAAGAACGTGGTGTGGGCGTCGAGCGAGACCGTGCTGGGCCTGCCGTTCGACGTGCCGCCGCCCTACGTGCCCGTCGACGAGGAGTACACCGTGCGCCCCGAGACGACGTACTCGCTCGGCAAGGCGGTCGAGGAGGAGATGGCGCGGCACCTGACGCGCTGGGACCCGGCGCTCAAGCTCGTCGGCCTGCGGTTCAGCAACGTCATGCTCCCCGAGGACTACGACCGGTTCCCCGGCTGGCAGGACGACCCGCGCAAGCGCGCCTGGAACCTCTGGGGCTACATCGACGCGCGCGACGGCGCCCAGGCCGTGCGCCTCGCGCTGGAGGCCGACCTCACGGGCTGGGAGGCGTTCATCGTCGCCAACGCGGACACCGTCATGGAGCGCGACTCGGCCGACCTGCTCGCCGAGCACTTCCCCGACGTCCCCCTCAAGCGCCCGGTCGAGGGCCGCGAGACGCTGCTGAGCATCGACAAGGCGCGCCGCGTGCTCGGGTACGAGCCGCGCTTCGCGTGGCAGGACCAGGTCGACGTGCTGGAGGACTGA
- a CDS encoding sigma-70 family RNA polymerase sigma factor — protein MPGRGHRPPTGDALLAAVHGTHAAALQRYVRHLTSDEEQAQDVVQETLLRAWRHPEVLERSEDSVRAWLFTVARHLVVDQYRSARHAHERSTGVVPERAEPDRTQEVLDQWLVADALAGLSAEHRAVVVGAYYGGRSVAELADELEIPPGTVKSRMHYALRALRLSLQERGVTP, from the coding sequence ATGCCCGGCCGGGGGCACCGCCCGCCCACGGGGGACGCGCTGCTCGCCGCCGTCCACGGCACGCACGCCGCGGCGCTGCAGCGCTACGTGCGCCACCTGACGAGCGACGAGGAGCAGGCGCAGGACGTCGTGCAGGAGACCCTGCTGCGCGCGTGGCGGCACCCGGAGGTGCTCGAGCGCTCCGAGGACAGCGTCCGCGCCTGGCTGTTCACCGTGGCCCGGCACCTGGTGGTCGACCAGTACCGCAGCGCCCGGCACGCCCACGAGCGCTCCACCGGCGTCGTGCCCGAGCGGGCCGAGCCGGACCGGACGCAGGAGGTGCTCGACCAGTGGCTCGTCGCCGACGCCCTCGCGGGCCTCAGTGCGGAGCACCGCGCGGTCGTCGTCGGCGCGTACTACGGGGGCCGGTCGGTCGCGGAGCTCGCCGACGAGCTCGAGATCCCGCCCGGCACCGTCAAGTCCCGCATGCACTACGCGCTGCGCGCGCTGCGGCTGTCGCTCCAGGAGAGGGGGGTCACGCCATGA
- a CDS encoding YceI family protein, which yields MRTRGKVAVWAGGVLAAVVVAGVVWGPGLYADWQNRNAEAAPVLDASGDALAEPTSLDGTWTAQPGSFAGYRVDEVLRGNHATVTGRTEQVEASVTLDGGALTEATVTVDMTSVHTDQPPRDLYFRTSALATDQFPTATFTLTQPATLDAGATVVDLTGDLAIHGVTRPVTVEAEIGQQGDDAVQVVGSVPLTFADYDVAAPSLGFVEVEHTGSVEFSLLLAPAG from the coding sequence GTGCGCACGCGAGGCAAGGTGGCGGTCTGGGCCGGCGGGGTGCTGGCGGCGGTGGTGGTCGCGGGCGTGGTGTGGGGGCCGGGCCTGTACGCCGACTGGCAGAACCGCAACGCGGAGGCCGCGCCCGTGCTCGACGCCTCCGGGGACGCCCTGGCCGAGCCGACCTCGCTCGACGGGACCTGGACGGCACAGCCGGGATCGTTCGCCGGGTACCGCGTCGACGAGGTGCTGCGCGGCAACCACGCCACCGTCACGGGCCGCACCGAGCAGGTCGAGGCGTCCGTGACGCTCGACGGCGGCGCGCTCACCGAGGCCACGGTGACGGTCGACATGACGTCGGTCCACACCGACCAGCCGCCCCGCGACCTCTACTTCCGCACGTCCGCGCTGGCCACCGACCAGTTCCCGACCGCCACGTTCACCCTCACCCAGCCCGCCACGCTCGACGCGGGCGCCACCGTCGTCGACCTCACCGGCGACCTCGCGATCCACGGCGTCACCCGCCCGGTCACGGTCGAGGCGGAGATCGGGCAGCAGGGCGACGACGCCGTCCAGGTGGTCGGCAGCGTCCCGCTCACGTTCGCGGACTACGACGTCGCGGCCCCGTCCCTCGGCTTCGTCGAGGTGGAGCACACCGGGTCGGTCGAGTTCTCCCTGCTCCTGGCGCCGGCAGGCTGA
- a CDS encoding COG4315 family predicted lipoprotein: protein MRKVTYALAAAAVVAGLAGCASGSSGDSGDSGATEAPSVAAGTVLTTADSDLGRIVVDKDGMAVYVFGKDTPGSGASACTGDCLAAWPPVHADGDTPKAEGVTGDLGTIQGNDGELQVTLDGRPLYLYAGDGSPGDVAGQGLNDLWWVLAPSGEEVTQMPTTSSMPGY, encoded by the coding sequence ATGCGCAAGGTGACCTACGCGCTCGCGGCGGCAGCCGTCGTGGCCGGGCTGGCGGGCTGCGCGAGCGGCAGCAGCGGCGACAGCGGCGACTCGGGCGCCACGGAGGCGCCGAGCGTCGCGGCGGGCACGGTGCTGACCACGGCCGACAGCGACCTGGGGCGGATCGTCGTCGACAAGGACGGCATGGCCGTCTACGTCTTCGGCAAGGACACGCCCGGCTCGGGCGCGAGCGCCTGCACGGGCGACTGCCTGGCGGCGTGGCCGCCCGTCCACGCGGACGGCGACACCCCGAAGGCGGAGGGCGTCACGGGCGACCTGGGCACCATCCAGGGCAACGACGGCGAGCTCCAGGTCACGCTCGACGGGCGACCGCTCTACCTCTACGCGGGCGACGGCTCCCCCGGCGACGTCGCCGGCCAGGGGCTCAACGACCTCTGGTGGGTGCTGGCGCCGAGCGGCGAGGAGGTCACCCAGATGCCGACGACGAGCAGCATGCCGGGGTACTGA
- a CDS encoding deoxyribonuclease IV: MSIRIGAHVDGADAVAQAQAIGAEVAQVFLGDPQSWKVTGSGYAGGEDRLREDAAAAGIDLYVHAPYGINVASTNNRIRIPSRKLLQATLEGAAAIGAKGVVVHGGHVTAKDAPDVGFDNWRKAVDSLDTDVPVLIENTAGGDLAMARHLERIEQLWAAVQASPNASVVGFTLDTCHAWAGGLDLATAVADITAITGRIDLVHANDSRDTAGSGADRHAHFGDGTIPAELLTGVITAAGAPVVCETHGDMGPDIAWLRERVG, translated from the coding sequence ATGAGCATCCGCATCGGGGCGCACGTCGACGGCGCGGACGCCGTCGCGCAGGCGCAGGCGATCGGGGCCGAGGTGGCGCAGGTGTTCCTCGGCGACCCGCAGTCGTGGAAGGTGACCGGCTCGGGCTACGCGGGCGGCGAGGACCGGCTGCGCGAGGACGCCGCGGCGGCGGGCATCGACCTGTACGTCCACGCCCCGTACGGCATCAACGTCGCGTCCACCAACAACCGGATCCGCATCCCGTCGCGCAAGCTGCTCCAGGCCACGCTCGAGGGCGCGGCGGCCATCGGCGCGAAGGGCGTCGTCGTGCACGGCGGGCACGTGACCGCCAAGGACGCGCCCGACGTCGGGTTCGACAACTGGCGCAAGGCCGTCGACTCGCTCGACACCGACGTGCCCGTGCTCATCGAGAACACCGCGGGCGGCGACCTGGCGATGGCCCGCCACCTCGAGCGGATCGAGCAGCTGTGGGCGGCCGTCCAGGCGAGCCCCAACGCGAGCGTCGTCGGGTTCACGCTCGACACGTGCCACGCGTGGGCGGGCGGGCTCGACCTCGCCACCGCCGTCGCCGACATCACGGCCATCACGGGCCGCATCGACCTGGTGCACGCCAACGACTCGCGCGACACCGCGGGCTCGGGCGCCGACCGGCACGCCCACTTCGGCGACGGGACCATCCCGGCAGAGCTGCTCACGGGCGTGATCACGGCCGCGGGGGCGCCCGTGGTGTGTGAGACGCACGGCGACATGGGGCCGGACATCGCCTGGCTGCGGGAGCGGGTCGGCTGA